A window of Peromyscus eremicus chromosome 7, PerEre_H2_v1, whole genome shotgun sequence contains these coding sequences:
- the Mrpl4 gene encoding large ribosomal subunit protein uL4m, with protein MLRLFRAASQAWLRPSGSRVLNSLAEDAARPAESAEPGDNVGLLDPVLRKCELRIPAPRRPVQAWVESLRGFEPERVGLAELHPDVFATAPRLDILHQVATWQKNFKRISYAKTKTRAEVSGGGRKPWRQKGSGRARHGSIRSPLWRGGGVAHGPRGPTSYYYMLPMKVRALGLKVALTVKLMQDDLHIVDSLELPTADPQYLTELAQYRHWGSSVLLVDLAHEEMPKNVVAATSGLKSFNLIPAVGLNVYSMLKHQTLVLTLPCVAFLEDKLLWQDSRYTPLYPFRLPYNDFP; from the exons ATGCTGCGGTTGTTCCGGGCCGCTTCGCAGGCCTGGCTTCGACCCTCTGGCTCCCGG GTCCTCAACTCGCTAGCGGAGGACGCGGCACGGCCAGCCGAGAGCGCGGAGCCGGGGGATAACGTGG GCCTCCTCGATCCCGTGTTGCGCAAGTGCGAGCTTCGGATCCCGGCGCCCCGGCGCCCGGTGCAGGCCTGGGTCGAGTCGCTGCGAGGCTTCGAGCCGGAGCGCGTCGGCCTGGCAGAGCTGCACCCTGATGTGTTTGCCACGGCGCCCCG GCTGGACATTCTGCACCAGGTTGCCACCTGGCAGAAGAACTTCAAGAGAATC AGCTACGCTAAGACCAAGACCAGGGCTGAGGTGAGTGGTGGTGGCCGCAAGCCCTGGCGACAGAAAGGCAGTGGCCGTGCCCGGCATGGCAGCATCCGTTCCCCCCTATGGCGGGGAG GAGGCGTAGCCCATGGTCCCCGGGGCCCTACAAGCTACTACTACATGTTGCCCATGAAAGTGCGGGCACTGGGCCTCAAGGTGGCCTTGACCGTCAAGCTGATGCAG GATGACCTCCACATtgtggattccctggagctgcccACTGCAGACCCTCAGTACCTGACAGAGCTGGCCCAGTACCGCCACTGGGGGAGTTCCGTGCTCCTTGTAGACTT GGCACATGAGGAGATGCCCAAGAATGTTGTGGCGGCCACCTCTGGGCTCAAGAGTTTCAACCTGATCCCTGCAGTCG GCCTGAATGTGTACAGCATGCTCAAACACCAGACTCTGGTCCTCACCCTGCCTTGCGTCGCCTTCCTGGAGGACAAGCTACTCTGGCAGGATTCAAGATACACTCCACTCTACCCCTTCCGCTTGCCCTACAATGACTTCCCCTAA